One region of Olleya sp. Hel_I_94 genomic DNA includes:
- a CDS encoding class I SAM-dependent methyltransferase, which translates to MKTDYFNTNKSTWNEKVKIHATSDFYDMDAFKKGETSLKHYELKALPNVSGKSMLHLQCHFGQDTLSWSRLGAKCVGVDISDEGIKLAQTLNNDLSLNAKFVCCNVLDTSTHVKETFDIVFTSYGVIGWLPDLKPWGKMIAERLNKGGVFYIAEFHPIVWMFDYLEKKPVMRYAYNRDEVIYEEEQGTYADETADVLSKTYSWNHGLGEVINALTEAGLHIDYLNEYDESPYNVLPDLIETKSGNFELKEKLYPLIFEIKATKL; encoded by the coding sequence ATGAAAACTGATTATTTTAACACCAATAAATCTACTTGGAACGAAAAAGTAAAAATTCATGCCACGAGTGACTTTTATGATATGGATGCCTTTAAAAAAGGAGAAACATCCTTAAAACACTATGAGTTAAAGGCATTACCAAATGTTAGCGGTAAATCGATGTTGCATTTACAATGTCATTTTGGTCAAGATACACTTAGTTGGAGCAGGTTAGGAGCTAAGTGCGTGGGTGTTGATATTAGTGATGAAGGTATAAAATTAGCCCAAACTTTAAATAACGATTTGTCTTTAAATGCCAAATTTGTTTGTTGTAATGTTTTAGACACCTCTACTCATGTCAAGGAAACTTTTGATATAGTGTTTACAAGCTATGGAGTTATAGGTTGGCTACCTGATTTAAAACCATGGGGAAAAATGATCGCTGAGCGTTTAAACAAAGGTGGCGTCTTTTATATAGCAGAGTTTCATCCGATTGTTTGGATGTTTGATTATTTAGAAAAAAAGCCTGTAATGCGCTATGCTTATAATAGGGATGAGGTTATTTATGAAGAAGAACAAGGTACGTATGCAGATGAAACTGCTGATGTACTATCTAAGACCTATTCATGGAATCATGGTTTAGGCGAAGTTATAAATGCCTTAACCGAAGCTGGGTTACACATTGACTATCTAAATGAATATGATGAAAGTCCGTATAACGTATTGCCAGACTTAATAGAAACTAAATCTGGCAATTTTGAATTAAAAGAAAAACTATATCCTCTTATTTTTGAAATTAAAGCAACTAAGCTTTAG